The Methanoregula sp. UBA64 genome contains the following window.
GAACCCCAGATTTTGGTTGAGAATATCAGCACTTTTTCTTGGAGTTCTTGAGCTTTTGTGAAGTCATTCAACTCAAATAATATCCTACCCAACCCATTCATTGCAATGATAGTATCGGGATGATCTGGCCCGAGATTTTTTTTTGAAATAATGAATACTTGTTCTTGAAGAATTCGGGCCTGATCTGTTTTGTTCAGATGACTAAGTGTATCACTCAAATTATTCATAGCCGTGAGTGTGTTCGGATGTTCAGTCCCTAACACCTCTCTAGAAAGATCAAGCACTTGCAATTCCAGTTCTTGGGCCTTAACATAATCCCCAGTATTATGAAATGTATACGCAAGATTGCCCATAGAAATGAGAGTGTCGGGGTGTTTCGGCCCAAGAATTTCTTTAGATAGTGCTAATGATTGTTCATGGAGTTCTTGAGATTTTGTGTATTCTCCAAGATCATCAAGCGTTGAAGCGAGACTTCCCATAATAACGAGAGTGTCGGGGTGTTTCGGCCCCAAATATTTCTTTGAGAGATCAAGCGCTTCTTCTTGGAGTTCTCGGGATTCAGTAACTTTTCCAAGGACCCCTAGAGTCATAGATAGATTGCTCATGGCAACAATGGTCTCTCGCGTATTCTTTCCATAAATTTTTAATCGTCGTGCAAGTACGTATTCCTGAAGTTTTCGGGCTTTGGCAAGTTGTCCCGCCTCCCTGAAAGTTATTGCCAGGTTACCCATAGTGACGAGGATTTTTGAAGTCTCATCATCCCCGGTGTGTCTTTGAATAACTAACACACGATTGTAAAGATTTATTGCAGAAGCATATGATCCACGCCAACGTTCAAACTCCGCAAGCCATCCCATCAATTTAGCCGTCTTGAGGTCTTTCTTAAAATTGATTAATTCTCGGGCATGGGGGAAAATTAGTTCCAGTTCCGGGTGGATGCATCCATCTTGAATAATTGAAAATATTTCAATCGCTGCATCCAGCGCTGCTACTTGCATCTTTGAGAATCTTTTCTTTTGTCGGAACCTAATCAGAACTGTACGGGAGATAAGAGTATGTACTCCCCACGAAGGTATATCGCCCCTTTCATATTTGGCGAGAGAATGATGTTCTACCAGTGCAATCGCATTTTCGGCCCTCTTTTTCCCGACTTTTTCCTCTACTGCATCTATTTTTGAGAATATTTTTGAAACAAGTACCCCGGGAATTGGTGCAGTTGCAAGCATTGATGCAAGGATCAGAAAATCCCGCCCTTCTTTGTCCAGTTGATCAATACTAAAGAGAAATGTTTTCGCAATACTCTTTTCGTGACCTGTGGGAAGTAATCCGGCAAATTCTCTTGCCAATTCCTCCAATGTATCACTTGATCGGTCTGCAAGTTCGCGATTAAAATCCGAAAATGGACATTTACTTAACGAGCGTTTCAGTTGTGCTCCCGCAATATCTAGAGCTAGAGGATGGTACCCAAGTGATTTCGCGAGCTCCCGAGCCGCATTCTCGTCATCCCGGGGGTTTTTCCATTTTGAGAGAAGCTCGAAAGCTTCTTCGGGCTCCAGAGGATCAACATTAAGCGTTTTTCCAAAAGCATCATAAGAAGAGATTCTTGAGGTAATCAATGTCCGTCCCTGTGAACCCGTAGGAGCAAACCAAGACTTCACCTCGGCTTCGTTCATTCCTGCAGGTAAATCATCAACGATCCAAAGAAACGGCAGATCGCACTGAATGAGTTTTCGATTAAGTTCTGCAATAATTTCATTCGGCTTTTTGCCATCTGTACTAACCCCATATATGCAGGCAATATCTAAAAGCTGGCGGACCCTCTCGGCTTCCCTCTCTTCATGTTTTAATGACGCTTTGGCGTCATAATTGCCAAATGCGTTTAACCAGAATACTCCCCCAGGGAACGCTGAGGCAAACCAGAGGGCGTATTCTTCCGCGAGAAGGGATTTTCCGATTCCCCCCATACCTATTAGCTGAACAAGAGCCGGAGCGTGCGATTTTGAGATCATATAAAAATCATTTTCATGGAGGGCGGAATGAAGTTCCCACATTGCGGGAAATCTCCCCACGAACCGACGGGATCCGATACCCGTTTTGCCGTACCACACGGTATTTTCCCGACGGACAATTCCCTCAAAAACCGTGCTAATTTTCTGGACATGATCATTAATAGTATCTGCAATTTGGGCATAGTCGCCAGAAATAAGATACCGGTTCGGCTGCAACTCGTCTCGGATCACCAATGGATGAATATGATCGTATCCTTTTTCGGGGTTGACTGCCAGAACCCGGGTGGGGAAATTCCCTATCTTATGCGCTGTGATGATGGCGGAGGTCAGCTCATACTGACAGGAACGGGACTTGGGGTAATTGTGAGAATAATATGCAAGCAAGATTTTAGAATGGGCCAAGCCTTGTTCAACAGATTTGGTAATTCCCACGTAGTCCTGAATGTCTTTATCATCATACCAGACTTTCAATCCTTTATCTGTTAGGGCTTTAAGCAGTTTGTCCGTTTCCAAATGATCCCGGCTTGAATGACTGAAAAAAACATCATAATCCGTATTACCAGGCATCCGAAAGCACCTGCGGTTAATAATATCAGATAATAGATATGAGGTGCAAAATATTAAAGGGATATGTTTAGTGGGGCGATGCCAAAAATGCGGCCGATGGGAGCAAGCAATTATCCCAGATGTTCCAAAAACCTCTCTAAAAATACGGTCTGAATTTTATTGTGAGTTGGGGAAAGAATAATATCTCACCGTTATGCAATGGTCTCAGATTTTGAAGGGTTATTTTCAGACGCTTGTTTAATTAAAGTGGATGAACTTTGTTTAGGCCATAATTCGAATGCTTCATCAAAATTACGAGCCTGCAAAAATTTATTGACAAGTCCTCTGTATGGAGGGAAGGCGCCCCCAAAACCAATTACTCGTCGGGCATCCGCAACACTTTCCAACTGTGTTTGCGTCCAATTGGGAGATACATAGGAATTCTTTTTTAAGGATCTTATTGGCTCATACCTCATGGGATATGAAACGCAGCCCCATTCCGCCAGATCATTAATAATCTCAAAGAATGATTCCGGGGTATCCCCACATTTCCGTTTCTCATTAAAAAAATTATATAGTACATAAAAAAAGATTTTTTTCTTCCTGAATCCTTGTTGTTCGAGTAAATCTATCGCCTTTTGTACACTCTTTTTTTGAGCGCGAGAATCATACGCCATACGTATTGTAGTAATTTTTAATTC
Protein-coding sequences here:
- a CDS encoding tetratricopeptide repeat protein, translated to MPGNTDYDVFFSHSSRDHLETDKLLKALTDKGLKVWYDDKDIQDYVGITKSVEQGLAHSKILLAYYSHNYPKSRSCQYELTSAIITAHKIGNFPTRVLAVNPEKGYDHIHPLVIRDELQPNRYLISGDYAQIADTINDHVQKISTVFEGIVRRENTVWYGKTGIGSRRFVGRFPAMWELHSALHENDFYMISKSHAPALVQLIGMGGIGKSLLAEEYALWFASAFPGGVFWLNAFGNYDAKASLKHEEREAERVRQLLDIACIYGVSTDGKKPNEIIAELNRKLIQCDLPFLWIVDDLPAGMNEAEVKSWFAPTGSQGRTLITSRISSYDAFGKTLNVDPLEPEEAFELLSKWKNPRDDENAARELAKSLGYHPLALDIAGAQLKRSLSKCPFSDFNRELADRSSDTLEELAREFAGLLPTGHEKSIAKTFLFSIDQLDKEGRDFLILASMLATAPIPGVLVSKIFSKIDAVEEKVGKKRAENAIALVEHHSLAKYERGDIPSWGVHTLISRTVLIRFRQKKRFSKMQVAALDAAIEIFSIIQDGCIHPELELIFPHARELINFKKDLKTAKLMGWLAEFERWRGSYASAINLYNRVLVIQRHTGDDETSKILVTMGNLAITFREAGQLAKARKLQEYVLARRLKIYGKNTRETIVAMSNLSMTLGVLGKVTESRELQEEALDLSKKYLGPKHPDTLVIMGSLASTLDDLGEYTKSQELHEQSLALSKEILGPKHPDTLISMGNLAYTFHNTGDYVKAQELELQVLDLSREVLGTEHPNTLTAMNNLSDTLSHLNKTDQARILQEQVFIISKKNLGPDHPDTIIAMNGLGRILFELNDFTKAQELQEKVLIFSTKIWGSKHPHTIRSMISLAGTFATLENFTKAQELQEQALDLLIETLGPEHPMTSNAVITLMAILFAQKKYRDGEKVMKSHIKVLLDKNYGDHNINQQKSLEFLYLLKESLQDN